The following coding sequences lie in one Myxococcus xanthus genomic window:
- a CDS encoding ATP-binding protein, with translation MLETEPRTAGDKEASGARTLKTAAFLRAHQEEVLEDWQRAMRTLHVGHAAQPSWLLDHMPQLLDMLADLIDHGPDEILTTVPDEHAMSRLDAGFDLGQVASEYALLRKCILRRMDAEAAYPAPGELERMEDALDRIVTRTVTSFSQGRQRILQALDRMTQATLDSPSMASLPSRLLTVLAESALSVDSAAFVLVEGDALVVRAAVGLGADEALGVSLERGQGFVGEVLRQRQPLTLRSASTDPRVALPTLKQEGLRAVYGVPLLDGDQLLGVAYMCSRTAFVFSEPDALLFRTMAQRATAHLVQARLRARERQAHADAQRSLAQLDALLASTPLGIAQLDRELRFVRINQALADIDGHSPEAHLGRRFREMAPVTAVGTFEPMFRRTIETGEPVDAVEFTIPGDARTFQASFHPIRTPDQGVLGLSCTVVDVSHHKQAEAVLQRAVDFREQLMAVLGHDLRNPLNAINASAFQLTRSEDLTPPERRAVDRIRKATARMGRMITDILDFARTRLGGGLPVARQPMDFVEVCQATLEELRVSAPERSLVFEASGDTRGNWDPDRVSQVLGNLVANAIQHGQEDRPVCVTVRGEADEVVLKVHNTGEPIAAELMPRLFDPFKNMPAAAPPQDVARKKRSLGLGLYIVSQIVGAHGGHVEVRSNRDQGTTFTVHWPRTLTTLGDA, from the coding sequence ATGCTGGAGACAGAGCCACGCACAGCGGGCGACAAGGAGGCCTCCGGGGCTCGGACGCTCAAGACGGCGGCGTTCCTGCGCGCCCACCAGGAGGAGGTGCTGGAGGACTGGCAGCGGGCCATGCGGACGCTTCACGTGGGACACGCGGCGCAGCCTTCGTGGCTGCTGGACCACATGCCCCAGTTGCTCGACATGCTCGCGGACCTCATCGACCACGGCCCGGACGAAATCCTCACCACGGTGCCGGACGAGCACGCGATGTCCCGGCTGGACGCCGGCTTCGACCTGGGCCAGGTGGCGTCCGAGTACGCGCTCCTGCGCAAGTGCATCCTCCGCAGGATGGACGCCGAAGCGGCCTACCCCGCGCCGGGCGAGTTGGAGCGGATGGAGGACGCGCTGGACCGGATTGTCACCCGGACGGTGACGTCCTTCTCCCAGGGACGGCAGCGCATCCTCCAGGCCCTGGACCGGATGACGCAGGCCACGCTGGACAGCCCTTCCATGGCCAGCCTCCCCTCGCGGCTGCTCACCGTCCTGGCGGAGTCCGCGCTCTCGGTCGACTCGGCGGCGTTCGTGCTGGTGGAAGGCGACGCGCTGGTGGTGCGCGCCGCGGTGGGCCTGGGCGCGGACGAGGCGCTCGGCGTGTCGCTGGAGCGTGGGCAAGGCTTCGTGGGCGAGGTGCTCCGCCAGCGTCAGCCCCTGACGCTGCGCTCAGCGTCCACGGACCCTCGCGTGGCGCTGCCCACGCTGAAGCAGGAAGGACTGCGCGCCGTGTACGGCGTGCCCCTGCTGGATGGCGACCAACTCCTGGGCGTGGCGTACATGTGCTCGCGCACCGCCTTCGTCTTCTCCGAGCCGGACGCCCTCTTGTTCCGGACCATGGCGCAGCGAGCCACCGCGCACCTGGTGCAGGCCCGGCTCCGGGCCCGCGAGCGCCAGGCCCACGCGGACGCCCAGCGCTCGCTGGCGCAACTGGACGCGCTGCTGGCCTCCACACCTCTGGGCATCGCCCAACTGGACCGGGAGTTGCGCTTCGTGCGCATCAACCAGGCCTTGGCGGACATCGATGGCCACTCGCCGGAAGCCCACCTGGGCCGCCGCTTCCGGGAGATGGCCCCCGTGACGGCCGTGGGCACGTTCGAGCCCATGTTCCGCCGCACGATTGAGACAGGTGAACCCGTGGACGCCGTCGAGTTCACCATCCCTGGAGATGCCCGGACCTTCCAGGCCAGCTTCCACCCGATCCGCACGCCCGACCAAGGGGTGCTGGGCTTGAGCTGCACGGTGGTGGATGTCTCCCACCACAAGCAGGCCGAGGCCGTGCTCCAGCGGGCGGTGGACTTCCGGGAACAACTCATGGCGGTGTTGGGACACGACCTGCGCAACCCGCTCAACGCCATCAACGCCTCGGCCTTCCAACTGACGCGGTCCGAGGACCTGACACCCCCCGAGCGTCGCGCCGTGGACCGCATCCGCAAGGCCACCGCGCGCATGGGGCGCATGATTACGGACATCCTCGACTTCGCCCGCACCCGCCTGGGCGGGGGGCTTCCCGTGGCCCGCCAGCCCATGGACTTCGTGGAGGTATGCCAGGCGACGCTGGAGGAGCTCCGGGTCAGCGCCCCGGAGCGCTCGCTGGTGTTCGAGGCGAGCGGAGACACCCGAGGGAACTGGGACCCGGACCGCGTGTCACAGGTGCTGGGCAACCTGGTGGCCAACGCCATCCAGCATGGCCAGGAAGACAGACCGGTGTGTGTCACGGTGCGCGGAGAGGCGGATGAGGTGGTGCTGAAGGTCCACAACACCGGCGAGCCGATTGCGGCCGAGCTGATGCCGCGCCTGTTCGACCCGTTCAAGAACATGCCCGCAGCCGCGCCACCGCAGGACGTCGCGAGGAAGAAACGCAGCCTGGGCCTGGGCCTCTACATCGTCAGCCAGATTGTCGGCGCACACGGGGGGCACGTGGAGGTCCGCTCCAACCGGGACCAGGGCACCACCTTCACCGTCCACTGGCCCCGCACCCTCACGACGCTCGGGGACGCATGA
- a CDS encoding ornithine cyclodeaminase family protein produces the protein MRTLLLTRSDVSRNLQAPLLLEDMREAFRTDALARTVAPQRARAPLHAEGTALVLFPGSLPSIPAYSVKVHAKFPGQSPAIRGVVHLHDVATGEVMAVMDAGHLTAVRTGVVGALSADVLARPDASRVALIGAGRQAVLQLKSLRLVRSLTHVRVFDTAPERSLAFATRMYQELNLPVRMAESLEEAVSDADIIVTATWSRHPFLHPGMVRPGTHIIALGADEPGKAELSAELLRQSRFVVDHRGLAVSTGAAGAVGLGEESIHAELGEVLAGLKSGRTSEEDVTVFAAVGLPFQDLAAAWHVYQSAQGDDAVSGVDFDA, from the coding sequence ATGCGCACGCTCCTGCTGACCCGCTCCGACGTCTCCCGCAACCTGCAGGCTCCTCTCTTGCTGGAGGACATGCGAGAGGCCTTCCGCACCGACGCCCTGGCACGCACCGTGGCACCGCAGCGCGCCCGGGCCCCCCTCCATGCCGAGGGCACCGCCCTGGTGCTGTTCCCTGGCAGCCTGCCCTCCATCCCCGCCTACTCCGTGAAGGTGCACGCGAAGTTCCCTGGCCAGTCGCCGGCGATTCGAGGCGTGGTGCACCTGCACGACGTCGCTACCGGCGAGGTGATGGCGGTGATGGACGCCGGCCACCTGACGGCGGTGCGCACGGGCGTGGTGGGCGCGCTGTCGGCGGACGTGCTGGCGCGGCCGGACGCGAGCCGGGTGGCGCTCATCGGCGCGGGCCGGCAGGCGGTGCTGCAGCTCAAGTCGTTGCGGCTGGTGCGCTCGCTGACGCACGTGCGGGTGTTCGACACGGCGCCGGAGCGCTCGCTCGCCTTCGCCACGCGCATGTACCAGGAGTTGAACCTGCCGGTGCGGATGGCGGAGTCCCTGGAGGAGGCCGTCTCCGACGCGGACATCATCGTGACGGCGACGTGGAGCCGTCACCCCTTCCTGCACCCCGGCATGGTGCGGCCGGGCACGCACATCATCGCGCTGGGCGCGGACGAGCCGGGCAAGGCCGAGCTGTCCGCGGAGCTGCTCCGTCAGTCCCGGTTCGTCGTCGACCACCGGGGCCTGGCGGTGTCCACCGGCGCCGCGGGCGCGGTGGGTCTGGGTGAGGAGTCCATCCACGCGGAGCTGGGCGAGGTGCTGGCCGGACTGAAGTCCGGGCGCACGTCCGAGGAGGACGTCACCGTCTTCGCGGCGGTGGGGCTGCCCTTCCAGGACCTGGCGGCGGCCTGGCACGTCTACCAGTCGGCCCAGGGCGACGATGCCGTGAGTGGGGTGGACTTCGACGCATGA
- a CDS encoding MFS transporter — translation MRHRVRGLLSRIGLTRPALRAWAMYDWANSAFITTVVTVVFPLYYASVAAEGLPREVATSRFATATAVALSVVAVLSPVLGALSDRAGRIKHMLGIFAGLGMVSTLALATVGPGDWAWGLLLFGLGNVGVTGSIVFSDALLRHIARDDELDRVSTAGYALGYLGGGLLLAAQLVLLMKPQWFGLADAGAASRVAFASVAVWWALFSVPLFRRIPEPKPDVSIQRPPLSLRGIFTQLAGTLGGLRQHRQAFLLLVAYLLYSDGIGTIIRLSTLYGTELGIGRGALIGALLLTQVVGVPCAVLFGRAAGRVGVKRALMFALSVYVGVTFLGYFMRTPVHFFALALLVGMVQGGSQALSRSLFAQMVPRDRAAEFFGLFSVFEKVTAVAGPLVFAATVELTGSSRQAVLSLLFFFVSGAAVLSRVDVAAGRRAAREAEARAGWRGDGAPEATAAPEGAPDASRGV, via the coding sequence ATGAGGCACAGGGTGCGGGGGCTCCTGTCGCGCATCGGCCTGACGCGGCCCGCGCTGCGCGCGTGGGCGATGTACGACTGGGCGAACTCGGCCTTCATCACCACCGTCGTCACGGTGGTGTTCCCGCTCTACTACGCCTCCGTGGCGGCGGAGGGGCTTCCGCGCGAGGTGGCCACCAGCCGCTTCGCCACCGCCACTGCGGTGGCGCTGAGCGTGGTAGCGGTGTTGTCACCGGTCCTGGGCGCGCTGAGCGACCGGGCCGGACGCATCAAGCACATGCTGGGTATCTTCGCGGGCCTGGGCATGGTGTCCACGCTGGCGCTGGCCACGGTGGGGCCGGGTGATTGGGCATGGGGCCTGCTGCTCTTCGGTCTGGGCAACGTGGGCGTGACGGGCAGCATCGTGTTCTCGGACGCGCTCTTGCGGCACATCGCCAGGGACGACGAATTGGATCGTGTGTCCACTGCGGGCTACGCGCTGGGCTACCTGGGCGGCGGTCTGCTGCTGGCCGCGCAGTTGGTGCTGCTGATGAAGCCCCAGTGGTTCGGACTGGCGGACGCGGGGGCCGCCTCGCGCGTGGCCTTCGCCTCCGTGGCGGTGTGGTGGGCCCTCTTCTCGGTGCCCCTCTTCCGGCGCATCCCCGAGCCGAAACCGGACGTGTCCATCCAACGTCCCCCGCTGTCCCTGCGCGGCATCTTCACGCAGTTGGCGGGCACGCTGGGCGGGCTGCGCCAGCACCGTCAGGCCTTCCTGTTGCTGGTGGCCTATCTGCTCTACAGCGACGGCATCGGCACCATCATCCGCTTGTCCACGCTGTACGGGACGGAGCTGGGCATTGGCCGGGGCGCGCTGATTGGTGCGTTGCTGCTGACGCAGGTGGTGGGCGTGCCGTGCGCGGTGTTGTTCGGCCGGGCCGCGGGGCGGGTGGGGGTGAAGCGCGCGCTGATGTTCGCCCTGTCGGTGTACGTGGGGGTGACGTTCCTGGGCTACTTCATGCGCACGCCGGTGCACTTCTTCGCGCTCGCGTTGCTGGTGGGCATGGTGCAGGGCGGCAGTCAGGCCTTGAGCCGTTCACTCTTCGCGCAGATGGTGCCCCGGGACAGGGCGGCGGAGTTCTTTGGCCTCTTCAGCGTCTTCGAAAAGGTCACCGCGGTGGCGGGCCCGCTGGTGTTCGCGGCCACGGTGGAGCTGACGGGCTCCAGCCGGCAGGCGGTGCTGTCCCTGCTCTTCTTTTTCGTGTCGGGCGCGGCGGTGCTGTCCCGGGTGGACGTGGCCGCGGGGCGACGCGCGGCCCGTGAGGCGGAGGCGCGTGCCGGATGGCGCGGCGACGGTGCACCGGAGGCCACCGCTGCCCCGGAGGGCGCGCCGGACGCGAGCCGCGGCGTCTGA
- a CDS encoding DUF2171 domain-containing protein: MFSRSEIHKGMKVRGNDGHVLGRIIKMTGDELIVEKGLIRRHDFAVSLADVREVVGGEVLLNHGRDSLFSAPREVPPTKH; encoded by the coding sequence ATGTTCAGTCGTTCGGAAATCCACAAGGGGATGAAGGTGCGCGGCAACGACGGGCACGTTCTCGGACGCATCATCAAGATGACGGGGGATGAACTCATCGTGGAGAAGGGCCTCATCCGCCGGCATGACTTCGCGGTGTCCCTGGCGGACGTGCGTGAAGTCGTGGGCGGAGAAGTCCTGCTCAACCACGGACGGGACAGCCTCTTCTCCGCGCCCCGGGAAGTCCCGCCCACGAAGCACTGA
- a CDS encoding YgaP family membrane protein produces MVVGFLASRPGRWLRIVTGAGMVVGGLASGTSRGAAVALVGLGPLVAAALDWVPMAALFGLPMDGPTLRRELGVSDEASLLEGFPRASMRDVSPTLH; encoded by the coding sequence ATGGTCGTTGGTTTCTTGGCGTCGCGGCCGGGGCGGTGGCTCCGCATCGTGACGGGCGCTGGGATGGTGGTGGGCGGACTGGCGTCGGGGACGTCGCGAGGCGCGGCGGTGGCGCTCGTGGGCCTGGGGCCCCTGGTGGCTGCGGCCCTGGACTGGGTGCCCATGGCGGCGCTCTTCGGTCTGCCCATGGACGGCCCGACGCTGCGGCGCGAGTTGGGTGTGTCCGACGAGGCGTCGTTGTTGGAGGGCTTCCCTCGCGCGTCCATGCGGGACGTCTCGCCGACGCTTCACTGA
- a CDS encoding NmrA/HSCARG family protein, translating into MPMGFSRSVLVTGATGQQGGAVTRKLLQRGHRVTAFIHHPDSPTARELESLGAELVVGDYDDLDSIAHAAQDMDTMFATATPFGPGGVQAEVRHGKNLADAARLARVQHYVYSSVAGADRLTGIPHFDSKHRIEMHVRGSGLPYTILGPTFFMENFTSGMFEEGLKAGVLAMGLWPTRGLQMVALEDLAAFSVRIMEEPERFEEQRIEVASDEVTGQQAAGLLSMVSGHRIHYEQLPLDYIRERSEDLAAMYEWLDRKGYQADVLTLRHRFPEVRWHTFEDWARGQDWSALTSPAWPHAAAEPVSP; encoded by the coding sequence ATGCCCATGGGTTTCTCACGCTCCGTGCTCGTTACCGGCGCTACTGGCCAGCAGGGGGGTGCCGTCACACGGAAGCTCTTGCAGCGCGGCCACCGCGTCACCGCCTTCATCCACCACCCGGACTCCCCCACGGCCCGCGAGCTCGAGTCGCTCGGCGCCGAGCTGGTCGTCGGGGACTACGACGACCTGGACTCCATCGCCCACGCGGCCCAGGACATGGACACCATGTTCGCCACCGCCACGCCCTTTGGCCCGGGCGGCGTGCAGGCGGAGGTCCGCCACGGGAAGAACCTGGCGGACGCGGCCCGGCTCGCGCGCGTACAGCACTACGTCTACTCGTCGGTGGCCGGAGCGGACCGCCTGACGGGCATCCCCCACTTCGACAGCAAACACCGCATCGAGATGCACGTGCGCGGCAGCGGCCTGCCCTACACCATCCTCGGGCCCACCTTCTTCATGGAGAACTTCACCAGCGGCATGTTCGAAGAGGGGCTGAAGGCGGGCGTGCTCGCCATGGGACTGTGGCCCACGCGCGGCCTGCAGATGGTGGCCCTGGAGGACCTCGCGGCATTCTCCGTCCGCATCATGGAGGAGCCGGAGCGCTTCGAGGAACAACGCATCGAGGTGGCCTCCGACGAGGTGACGGGCCAGCAGGCCGCCGGGCTGCTGTCCATGGTGAGCGGCCACCGCATCCACTACGAGCAACTTCCCCTGGACTACATCCGCGAGCGCAGCGAGGACCTGGCCGCCATGTACGAGTGGCTGGACCGCAAGGGCTACCAGGCGGACGTCCTCACGCTGCGGCACCGCTTCCCGGAGGTCCGCTGGCACACCTTCGAGGACTGGGCGCGTGGACAGGACTGGAGCGCCCTGACTTCTCCCGCGTGGCCCCATGCCGCCGCGGAGCCCGTATCCCCATGA
- a CDS encoding DUF2203 domain-containing protein has protein sequence MRYFSVEEANRLVPLLTRTFERVRPWVERAQQLADELGAAPKPNDPSLASLRDERDTLLERIRGELLQLQEMGLEIKGADGLVDFRAHRGGEQVYLCWRFGDPAVSHWHALLDGFSGRRPIESPDDFAPTYLS, from the coding sequence ATGCGCTACTTCAGCGTGGAAGAAGCCAATCGGCTGGTGCCGCTGCTGACGCGCACCTTCGAGCGGGTCCGCCCGTGGGTGGAGCGTGCCCAGCAGCTCGCGGATGAACTGGGCGCCGCGCCCAAGCCCAACGACCCGAGCCTGGCCTCCCTGCGCGACGAGCGCGACACCCTCCTCGAGCGCATCCGCGGCGAGCTCCTCCAGCTCCAAGAGATGGGCCTCGAAATCAAGGGCGCCGACGGCCTCGTTGACTTCCGAGCCCACCGGGGCGGTGAGCAGGTCTACCTGTGCTGGCGCTTCGGAGACCCCGCCGTCTCCCACTGGCACGCTCTGCTCGACGGCTTCTCGGGACGGCGCCCCATCGAAAGCCCGGACGACTTCGCCCCCACGTACCTCAGCTAG
- a CDS encoding endonuclease V, producing MLACVDVDYRPELTVAGCVLFRNWTDGHEVSHLVEHGPPAAPYEPGQFYRRELPHLLRVLARVEVPLEAIIVDGYAWLGEDRPGLGAHLYEALNREVPVIGVAKTAYVTTGPSVPVLRGKSLRPLFVGAAGMDAATAAEHIRRMHGASRTPTMLNRVDRLCRTS from the coding sequence ATGCTCGCCTGCGTGGACGTGGACTACCGCCCCGAACTCACCGTGGCCGGGTGCGTGCTGTTCCGGAACTGGACGGATGGGCACGAGGTCTCGCACCTGGTGGAGCATGGGCCTCCCGCCGCGCCGTACGAGCCCGGGCAGTTCTACCGCCGCGAGCTGCCGCACCTGCTCCGGGTGCTGGCGCGGGTGGAAGTGCCCTTGGAGGCCATCATCGTGGATGGCTACGCGTGGCTCGGCGAGGACCGGCCCGGGCTGGGGGCGCACCTGTACGAAGCGCTCAACCGGGAGGTGCCCGTCATTGGCGTGGCGAAGACCGCCTACGTCACCACGGGGCCCTCGGTGCCCGTGCTGCGGGGGAAGAGCCTGCGGCCGTTGTTCGTCGGAGCGGCGGGTATGGACGCGGCCACTGCGGCGGAGCACATCCGGCGGATGCATGGGGCGTCTCGTACGCCCACGATGCTGAACCGGGTGGACCGGCTCTGCCGCACGTCCTGA
- a CDS encoding DUF1444 family protein: protein MGFWGRLFGRKTPAAGEVPPGPSKAWAVEPREALMRQVEALLRADPAVEKVERRTQDYGLDITRAGSDGTFFLDNLFADTRELPPEQRVQLIQRYLRALWQESPDSLHWEQARELLLPVLRASTFGMSLQKPAEADREMVGRRTLPFLRELLVMDLPESAMFVQRRHLETWGVTEDEAFTAAHANLARLPDEGVELYDEEHGPLWTVETRDTYETSRLLRPGFLASFASRVEGRPIAILPERSTLLIGGDARPELVARLTESAEREYAAASRCLTPALYTVDDAGRVVPYVHPGQDVLANRVRLAHVRLALAEYSAQKEELDALHAEQEVDLFVASYSATARKRDEFPISWCVWSHDVDALLPEADMVAVRPAAEGDEFFTVPWREVQRIAGRCLTPVPELWPPRYRTTETPSLEMVKQLRAAQVTFENFQAP, encoded by the coding sequence ATGGGGTTCTGGGGCAGGCTTTTCGGGAGGAAGACACCAGCGGCCGGCGAGGTTCCTCCCGGCCCCTCCAAGGCCTGGGCGGTGGAGCCGCGCGAAGCGCTGATGCGGCAGGTGGAGGCGCTGCTGCGCGCCGACCCGGCGGTAGAGAAGGTGGAGCGGCGCACGCAGGACTACGGCCTGGACATCACCCGTGCCGGAAGTGACGGCACCTTCTTCCTGGACAACCTCTTCGCGGACACGCGCGAGCTGCCGCCCGAGCAACGCGTCCAGCTCATCCAGCGCTACCTGCGCGCGCTGTGGCAGGAGTCGCCGGATTCGCTTCACTGGGAGCAGGCCCGCGAGTTGCTCCTGCCCGTGCTGCGCGCGTCCACCTTCGGCATGTCGCTGCAGAAGCCGGCGGAGGCGGACCGGGAGATGGTGGGACGGCGGACACTGCCCTTCCTGCGCGAGCTGCTGGTGATGGACCTGCCGGAGTCCGCCATGTTCGTCCAGCGCCGGCACCTGGAGACCTGGGGCGTCACCGAGGACGAAGCCTTCACGGCGGCCCACGCGAACCTGGCCCGGCTCCCGGACGAAGGCGTGGAGCTCTACGACGAGGAGCACGGCCCGCTGTGGACGGTGGAGACGCGCGATACCTACGAGACGTCCCGGCTGCTGCGCCCGGGGTTCCTCGCGTCCTTCGCCAGTCGCGTGGAGGGCCGACCCATCGCCATCCTCCCGGAGCGCTCCACCCTGCTCATCGGTGGCGACGCGCGTCCGGAGCTGGTGGCACGGCTGACCGAGAGCGCAGAGCGGGAGTACGCGGCCGCGTCCCGATGCCTGACGCCCGCCCTGTACACAGTGGACGACGCGGGACGCGTGGTGCCCTACGTGCATCCCGGTCAGGACGTGCTGGCGAACCGGGTGCGGCTGGCCCACGTCCGCCTGGCGCTGGCGGAGTACAGCGCCCAGAAGGAGGAGCTCGACGCGCTCCATGCGGAACAGGAGGTGGACCTGTTCGTCGCCAGCTACAGCGCGACGGCGCGCAAGCGGGACGAGTTCCCCATCTCCTGGTGTGTCTGGTCGCACGACGTGGACGCCCTGCTGCCGGAGGCGGACATGGTCGCCGTGCGTCCCGCGGCGGAAGGTGATGAGTTCTTCACCGTGCCGTGGCGGGAGGTGCAGCGCATCGCGGGCCGTTGTCTCACGCCGGTGCCGGAGCTGTGGCCCCCGCGCTACCGCACCACGGAAACACCGTCCCTGGAGATGGTGAAGCAACTTCGCGCCGCGCAGGTCACCTTCGAGAACTTCCAGGCGCCCTGA
- a CDS encoding c-type cytochrome, which yields MKRAAWGVVALALALTGCDDSGDGRVPAAEYGEVLFNDSRLSESGFNSFSCATCHATTPTAPAGRMDSGYTLYDSAFRESWWGGFETRLLDAVNFCYVNFMRGVTPLPKDSPQSRALYEYLVSISPSPSAPARPFTVVKDIVEVTRGDVTRGQQVYVEACQSCHGEPHTGAGRLTELASILPEVTNDYDTLFPGVPKSLVVIEKVRHGQFFGVGGNMPLYSLESLSDEDLGALLAFLAL from the coding sequence ATGAAGCGCGCGGCATGGGGTGTGGTGGCGCTGGCCCTGGCGCTGACCGGCTGCGACGACAGCGGCGATGGCCGCGTGCCGGCGGCGGAGTACGGCGAGGTGCTGTTCAACGACTCGCGGCTGTCGGAGAGCGGCTTCAACAGCTTCTCGTGCGCGACATGCCACGCGACGACGCCCACCGCGCCCGCGGGGCGGATGGACTCCGGCTACACGCTGTATGACTCGGCGTTCCGGGAGAGCTGGTGGGGCGGCTTCGAGACCCGCCTGCTGGACGCGGTGAACTTCTGCTACGTCAACTTCATGCGGGGTGTGACGCCGCTGCCGAAGGACTCGCCGCAGAGCCGGGCGCTGTACGAATACCTGGTGAGCATCAGCCCGAGCCCGTCCGCTCCGGCCCGTCCCTTCACGGTGGTGAAGGACATCGTCGAAGTCACGCGCGGTGACGTGACGCGCGGACAGCAGGTCTACGTGGAGGCATGCCAGAGCTGCCACGGCGAGCCCCACACCGGCGCGGGCCGGCTGACCGAGCTGGCGTCGATTCTGCCGGAGGTGACGAACGACTACGACACGCTGTTCCCCGGCGTGCCCAAGTCACTGGTCGTCATCGAGAAGGTGAGGCACGGCCAGTTCTTCGGTGTCGGGGGCAACATGCCGCTCTACAGCCTGGAGTCCCTGTCTGACGAGGACTTGGGCGCATTACTGGCATTCCTGGCTTTGTGA
- a CDS encoding YncE family protein produces MSHRTPWWMPALALLMAGCDENSARVVGVTPPDGLDYAHEEPWREGTFIPPPGPGGRILVTNSLDDTLSLVELATVGTPDFRELARVPVGLNPVELEGPHHTAVSPAGDFYYVGISNYVPGGGSGPHGAHGTGADDGYCLKLDARNNRLVGSVRVNPNPGDVIISADGSTLYQTHFDTLKISEMARQGRPESDMNANLAIIDARTMTRKAMVEVCPAPHAVRLSADERTAYIACWSDEVAIVDLAEAKPTVARVKVVAAGSGGAVAPRHQPYALTLSPTTGEVWVSSMASRQVHVLNPQTRTMMHERAVPLRGPPMFGAFTADGRTLYMPYQLVDALAVIDPETGTVLREVQLADAGCLNVHQVTLTPDERIGLVVCEGDHVGPGTLHAVDLTEGTVVGTVEVGIFPDSVSILRGQP; encoded by the coding sequence ATGAGCCACCGGACACCGTGGTGGATGCCCGCGCTGGCGCTGCTGATGGCCGGCTGTGATGAGAACTCGGCGCGGGTGGTGGGCGTGACGCCACCGGACGGGCTGGACTACGCGCACGAGGAGCCCTGGCGGGAAGGAACGTTCATTCCACCGCCGGGCCCCGGCGGACGCATCCTGGTCACCAACAGCCTGGATGACACCCTCAGCCTGGTGGAGCTGGCCACCGTGGGCACGCCGGACTTCCGCGAGCTGGCGCGCGTGCCGGTGGGACTCAACCCGGTGGAGCTGGAGGGGCCGCACCACACCGCCGTGTCGCCCGCGGGGGACTTCTATTACGTCGGCATCTCCAACTACGTGCCAGGGGGTGGCTCGGGGCCGCATGGTGCCCACGGCACGGGCGCGGATGACGGCTACTGCCTGAAGCTGGACGCGCGCAACAACCGGCTCGTGGGCTCGGTGCGTGTGAATCCCAATCCCGGCGACGTCATCATCAGCGCGGATGGGAGCACGCTGTACCAGACGCACTTCGACACGCTCAAGATTTCGGAGATGGCGCGCCAGGGCCGCCCCGAGTCGGACATGAACGCGAACCTGGCCATCATCGACGCGCGGACGATGACCCGGAAGGCCATGGTGGAGGTGTGCCCCGCGCCGCACGCGGTGCGCCTGTCCGCCGACGAGCGCACGGCCTACATCGCCTGCTGGTCGGACGAGGTGGCCATCGTCGACCTCGCGGAGGCGAAACCCACGGTGGCGCGGGTGAAGGTGGTGGCAGCGGGCTCGGGCGGTGCGGTGGCACCCCGGCACCAGCCCTACGCGCTGACCCTATCCCCCACCACGGGCGAGGTCTGGGTCAGCTCCATGGCCAGCCGGCAGGTGCACGTGCTCAATCCCCAGACGCGCACCATGATGCATGAGCGCGCCGTGCCGCTGCGCGGGCCGCCGATGTTCGGCGCGTTCACCGCGGACGGGCGCACGCTGTACATGCCCTACCAGTTGGTGGACGCGCTGGCCGTCATCGACCCGGAGACGGGCACCGTGCTGCGCGAGGTGCAACTGGCGGACGCCGGCTGTCTCAACGTGCATCAAGTCACGCTGACGCCCGACGAGCGCATCGGCCTGGTCGTCTGCGAAGGCGACCACGTGGGGCCGGGCACGTTGCACGCGGTGGACCTGACGGAAGGCACGGTGGTGGGCACGGTGGAGGTGGGCATCTTCCCGGACTCGGTGAGCATCCTGCGGGGGCAGCCATGA